CGCGAATCGGGGCGAGATCGCGCGGAGAATTATCCGCACATGTAAGCGAATCGGTATCGCAACCGTCGCGGTTTATTCGGACGCGGACGTGGAGGCTCTGCACGTCGTCGAAGCGGACGAGGCAGTTCGGATTGGCCCCGCTCCGGTGGCACAGAGCTATCTGCAGGCCGAAGCAATTGTCCAGGCGGCCTTGCAAACTGGAGCGGACGCCATCCACCCGGGATACGGACTGCTGAGCGAAAATGCCAACTTTGCGCGGCGCGTAGAAGAGGCAGGGGTGGTTTTCATCGGACCTTCGTCCCACGTAATTGGCCAGATGGGGAGTAAAGTTCGCGCCCGTGCCATCATGGAGGCTGCGGGTGTGCCAATCGTGCCGGGCTCCGACGGTGCTGTTTCTGACGGGGAGGCTTTGGTTGTCGCAGAGGAGATCGGCTATCCGGTGATGCTCAAAGCGTCAGGCGGCGGCGGTGGAATCGGGATGCAGGTCGTGCGCAATGCTGACGAGTTGAAGAAAGCGTTTTCTTCAAACCAAGCTCGGGCGAAGTCGTATTTCGGCGACGGGGACATGTTTGTCGAGAAATGCATCACGTCTCCACATCACATCGAAATTCAGGTGCTGTTTGACGGGCAGGGCCACGGTGTGTATTTATGGGAGCGCGAATGCTCGATTCAGCGTCGTCACCAGAAGGTTCTCGAAGAGGCACCGTCGCCGTTCGTATCGGAGGAACTGCGGGAGCGGATGGGAGAAGCGGCCATCGCGGCGGGACGTGCCATCGGCTACGTGAATGCCGGAACGCTGGAGTTTCTCGTGGATGACGACGGGCATTTCTATTTTCTTGAAATGAACACGCGACTTCAAGTCGAGCATCCGGTTACAGAGTGTATCACTGGCCTCGATCTCGTCGAGTGGCAGCTCCGCATCGCGGACGGCGAAGCTCTGTCCTTCACGCAGTCGGACGTGCGTCGCGAGGGACACGCTATTGAAGTTCGCATTTATGCGGAGGACCCAGTGAGAATGCTCCCTTCGCCAGGGACAATTACGGCCATGACGCTACCAGCGGGAGACGGAGTGCGAAACGATGTCGCCGTTGAAGGGCCCGCGGTCGTGACGCCGTTTTACGATCCGATGATTGGGAAACTCATCGTTTCGGCGGCGGATCGTGAAAACGCTATCAACAAGTTGTCCGAGGCGCTCGATGCATATCGGATTGAAGGGATTAAAACAAATCTCCCGCTTCTCAGGGACATTGTGACATCGGAGGCATTTGCCGCGGGGGTAACGACAACGGACTTTATTCCAAAATTGCAGAGCGTTGCTAGGACAAAAAACGCATAGGGGTGACGATGATGGTACAAGTATTGGCAGATATGGCTGGCACGGTATATCAGGTTCTCGTTAGCGTCGGCGACGCTGTGCAGGACGGGCAAGACGTTGTGGTGTTGGAGTCAATGAAGATGGAAGTGCCGATTGCCTCGACAGTGGCCGGCTCGGTGGTAAAAGTCCTCGTTCAACCGGGGGACTTTGTCAATGAGGGTCAGGCGCTCGTCGAGATAGAGTAGGCTCGGGAGCACACAATGGCCGGTTGAGAGTACGTCGATTGTGGAAGTGGGCCCCGTGACCGTCGCAAACCATAACGGGCTACAGCGGAGAACACACTGAAGGGAGTCTACTATCGCTATGAATGATCTCGTCCTGCGGCACGATCACGACGGCGGCATCGTCGTCCTTGGGCTGAATCGCGAAGACGCGGCCAATGCGTTGTCCACGCCGCTGCTTGAGGATCTGCTCACGGTCATCGCGGAACTACACCATGCACCGAACGTGCGGGTGGTCATCCTGACTGGCCGTGGTTCGAAAGCGTTCTGCGCGGGTGCGGACCTGAAAGAACGCCGCGGCATGGATGACGGCCAAGTGCGTCGCGCTGTCGCGCGCATTCGCAGAGCTGTCGAAGCCGTTGCGCAGTTGCCAATGCCTGTCATTGCGGCCGTGAATGGCGTCGCCTTTGGCGGTGGCACGGAACTCGCGCTTGCCGCAGATATTCGCATTCTGGCTGATACGGCGAAAATGGGTCTAACGGAAACGAGCCTCGCTATCATTCCCGGTGCGGGCGGCACACAAAGGCTTCCCAGAGTTGTCGGTGTCGCCAAAGCCAAGGAACTGATTTACACAGCTCGTCGCATTGATGCAGAGACTGCGCTTCAGTTGGGGCTTGCAAATCGTGTTGTCCCGGCAACTGAAGTATTGGAAACGGCAATGGAGATGGCACGAGAAATCGCGCGCAACGGACCGATTGCCGTTCGCCAGGCCAAGTTTGCCATCGACGCCGGAATGAGCGTGGATCTACAGTCGGGACTGTCGATTGAGAAACAGGCATATGAGATGGTGATTCCGACGGAAGATCGTCTGGAAGGGTTGAATGCGTTCGCAGAAAAGCGCAAGCCACAATATCGTGGCAAGTAATCATTGCCGAATATCACTAGCTTGGGGGCGAAACGCACATGACGGATGACCGTTTTAACACGATGCTACAGGGTATATTGCCTGGCGGAGCACAGAAATATCACGAGAAGAATGCCGAGGCTGGGAAGTTGTTTGTACGTGACCGACTGAAATTGCTGTTTGATGCGGACATGGATTTCGAAGACGGGATTTTTGCCAACTGCACCGCGGATGGTCTTCCGGCAGATGGTGTCGTGACCGGGATTGGCCGAATAAACGGCCAGACCGTTGCCGTTATGGCAAACGACAGTACCGTCAAGGCGGGCAGTTGGGGCGCCCGCACGGTGGAAAAAATTATCCGAATCCAGGAGACGGCGGAGAATCTGCAGATTCCCCTGGTATATCTAGTCGACTCCGCAGGGGCCCGAATCACAGACCAAGTGGAAATGTTCCCAGGCCGTCGAGGCGCAGGGCGGATCTTTCACAATCAAGTGCGTTTGTCGGGCATGGTTCCCCAGGTTTGCATCTTGTTCGGTCCGTCAGCAGCAGGTGGGGCTTACATACCTGCGTTCTGTGATGTCGTCATCATGGTCGAAGGAAATGCCAGCATGTATCTGGGATCGCCCAGAATGGCGGAGATGGTCATCGGTGAGAAAGTGACACTCGAAGAGATGGGCGGCGCACGCATGCACTGTAGCGTGAGTGGCTGTGGTGATGTACTCGCGGCGAATGAAGAAGAAGCCATTGCTTCGGCCAGGCGGTACTTGAGTTACATGCCTTCGAACTACACGACACAGGCCAAAATGGAGGCCGCCAAAGCACCGGCAAGCTTTGGCAAGACCATTGCGGATATCATTCCGGTCAATCCGAATGCGGCGTTCAACATGCACGACTTCATTAGTCGACTCATCGACGACGGCTCGTGGTTTGAGGTGAAACAATTGTTCGCCCGCGAAATCATCACGGGTTTTGGCCGATTGGACGGTCGCCCTGTGGGCATCATCGCGAACCAGCCGCGCGTTAAAGGTGGCGTGCTGTTTGTCGACTCGGCAGACAAAGCTGCCCGGTTTATTGCCCTGTGCGACGCTTTCAACATCCCCCTTCTCTTTTTGGCGGATGTGCCTGGATTTATGATCGGTACTGCTGTCGAACGCGCAGGCATCATCCGCCACGGAGCGAAGCTGATTGCGGCCATGTCGGAAGCAACAGTGCCGAAAATCAGCGTCGTCGTTCGCAAGGCGTTCGGTGCTGGATTGTACGCGATGGCTGGTCCGGCATTTGAGCCGGATGCATGTCTTGCCCTGCCTACGGCTCAAATTGCCGTCATGGGACCCGAAGCGGCAGTGAATGCGGTATACAGCAATAAGATTGCTGAGCTGCCCGAGGCGGATCGACAAGCGTTTATTGAAGAAAAGCGGGCGGAGTACCGTGAGGACATTGATATCTACCGTCTGGCGTCGGAACTCATTGTCGACGAGATCGTACAACCGGAGAATTTGCGCGGTGAGCTGACTCGCAGATATGCGGCGTATGCGTCGAAGGAGCCGCGCTTGCCGAGGCGGAAGCATGTTGTTTATCCGGTGTAGCGGGACGGACCGCTGGTCGGACTGATTGCGGCGTGCTTGTGCGCGAGAGCAACGAGCAGTCCCGTATCTGACGTACCCATATTAGTCATATGAATGAGGCCTGCCACGCAATGTTGGCAGGCAGGCCTTGCCCTTCGTTATCCAGGTTATCGTTGTTAGCACCCGAGTTGGCGTGCGATGACCATCCGTTGAATTTCCGATGTACCTTCACCGATCTCGATGAGCTTCGCATCCCGCAAATTCCGTTCCAATGGATATTCACGCATATAGCCGTTGCCGCCGAGGATTTGAATGGCGTCATTACACGTGTTCGTGCACATTTCCGAGGAGAATAGCTTGGAGTAGGCGGCTTCTTTTGTGTATGGCAAGCCGTGATCGTACATCCAGGCGGCTTTCAGGTAGGCGTTGCGGGCGAGATCGATATGCATGGCCATGTTGGCGAGCTTATGCTGAATTGCTTGGAACTTTGAAATTGACTGGCCGAATTGTTTGCGCTCTTTTGCGTACGCAAGCGCGGCCTCGAAGGCACTTTGTGCAATGCCAACGGCGAGGGCAGAGATCGCTACGCGGCCATTATCTAGTGTTGCTAGGAACTGGCGGAAACCACGGTGGAGGGGACCAAGAAGGTTTTCTTTGGGAATTCGGACATTTTCGAGAATGAGTTCGACCGTATTGGACGCTCGCATACCCATTTTCTCGTACGGTTTGCCCACTGAAAATCCTGGCGTATCAGTCGGCACAATGAAAGCACTGATTCCTGTTGATGCTTTATCGGTCAGGGCAGTGAGCACCACGGTGCCGGCAAAACCACCATTCGTGTTGAAAATTTTCGTCCCGTTGATGACCCATTCGTCATTGTCCAAAACAGCCGTCGTCCGCGTGCCCTTGGCATCGGATCCAGCTTCTGTCTCGGTCAACCCGAAACTCCCCAGTACCTCACCGCGCGCCAGTGGAGCCAAGTACTTTTTCTTCTGTTCTTCCGTGCCGAAGTGAAGAATGGGCATGCACGCCAGCGAAATGTGTGCTTCATAACTCAGCCCGGTCCCGCCGCAGGCACGGCCAATTTCCTCAACAGCGAGACTGTAACTCACCATGTCAGCTCCTATTCCTCCGTATTCTTCGGGAATGGGGATCCCCAGAAAACCGAGACTACCCATTTTTTTAAAAGTCTCACTAGAAAAACGTTCAGTCCGGTCTAGCTCCGCGGCCAGTGGTGCGATTTCCTCTTCGGCGAATTCCCTGACAGCGTCGCGGATGCGTTTTTGCTCTTTCGATAAGTCGAAATCCACGGTGTGTTCCCTCCTCATACACATTATAACTAATCCTGAAATCGCTTTCACGCACGCAAGAGAACGCGTCCTATCTTCATTTATTGACCAAGATTTTAAATTGAGCCTTGGAGAATATCTGCTCGTTTTTCTTACGGCCCGTTAACGAGAGCGTTAGGAGACCTGTTCGACCATCCGAATTCTCTTTTTTGTTCTCGACCACGATCTCGCCGTGGATTTCATCGTCAGGGTAGACGGGAACCATAAACTGTACCTCGACCGCCACGCCACCTTGGATGTCCTCTTCTAGAATGCCCATGCGTACCCACTCGGCGTTCAACAATCCAATACTGTGAAGTCCGGACGCCACAACTCGACCGAAGATACTGTTCTTTGCCTTGTCTGTGTCGATGTGGAAGTAGAGCGGATCATACGCCCCGGCAAAGTTGATAATGTCGTCCAGCGTGACGACGACAGTCGGTGTAACAAAACGATCCCCAATTTGAAATTCATGCAGTTTCACGTTATGCACCTACCGTGTTAAAGAGATATGATTGGCTGTGTCTCGACTTTATCACATTAGTTGATGGTCTGTCAGCGTTTCCAGCGCACCTTGGTGAAAGCGCTTGACGCCTGTTTGTTTAAAGTATACACTCTACTCAAACAATTAATTAAGAAGGTTACTTAAATATGTCAATCACACGTGGACATCCATCGCTTTTACGAACATTGAATGCCCAGGGTGTGCTGAAAGAGCTACTCACTCATGGTGAACTTTCGCGACCAGAGCTGGCCCGACGGCTCGGATTGAGTATGCCGACAATCCTGGATGTGGTTAGTGGGTTAATCCAAGACGGGGTCGTCACAGAGCGGCCCAGTCCATCGACACCTCGTGGCAGACCCGCACAAGTCTTATCGGTCGCCGAGGATGCTGCTCAGATTATTTGTTTGGATGTGGGCGGTACGAACATCAAAGCCGGTCGATTCAATTTCAAACGGCAGTTGATGGACGCGACGTCCATGCAGACGAACACGACAACGCGAACAGCTGTACTGGATGAGATCGCGTCCATTGTGGACGAGCTGATGCTGCCAAACGTCCCGAATACCAGCATTGTCATTGGAGCACCGGGGTTCGTGCGGGATGGCATCGTGATCGAAGCGGCGAATTTGCCGGATTGGAATGACGTACCACTTCAGTCGATTTTAGAACAGCGTTTTGGCGTTCCGGTTGCCGTGGAAAACGACGTGAATCTGGCTGTGCTCGGAGAAACACACAATGGTGTTGCCGCAGGGCTCCAAAATGTCGTCTTTTTTGCCGTTAGTACCGGACTCGGCGCAGGTATTCTGGTCGACGGCCAACTGGTGCGCGGGTTCAAAGGTGCAGGTGGGGAATTGGCGTTCATCGTGCCGGATACAGACAAGTTGGCGGAATCCTACGGTGCCAATGGGGCACTCGAAAGTTTTGCTGCGACCAAGCATCTGTGCCGCTACTGGAACGAGATCACCGGACAGAACGTGACCGATCCAGCCATTGTGGCAAACGAGGCGAGGAACGGGTCTCCACAGGCAAAGCAGGTGTTTGATCAGTGGGCGAAGTATCTGGGCGTCGGTGTCGTGTCACTGGCATCTGTTCTCAATCCCGAGATGATCGTCATTGGCGGCGGCGGAGCCTACTCATTTGATTTGATCGAGGAGCAGTTGAACACCTATTTGAAGAGGCACTTGCCGTTCCCGCCCAAGCTTGAAAAGTCCGCGCTGCATGACAAGGTGGCGCTGTGGGGCGGATCGATCATCGGGCTCGACTTGGTCGTTCAACAGTTGACCCAGTCCGCGGTCTAAACCGAATAAGGAGTGATACAACATGTTTTTGAAATCACTGGTTGACAGAAACCGTAAATTTGTTGAGGCGGTTGTTTCTCTGCACGAAGAGGGGGCACTTGAAGCCAACACTTTCGTGTTCGATCTCGACGCATTCCGTGAAAACGCAAAAATCCTCAAGGAGAACGCAGACAAGTTTCACTTGAACGTCTACGGAATGACAAAACAGATGGGATACAACCCGATCTTGCATCAAGCTATCGTCGATGCAGGCATCGAATCGTTTGTGGCCGTCGACTGGATGGGCGCGAGACTGATGCACGAACAGGGTTACAAAATCGGGCATGTAGGGCACCTCGTCCAGCCGCCCAAAGGTGCAGCAGATGATTTGCTTGCCATGAATCCGGAAGTATTCACCGTTTTCTCAGTTCACAAGGCCCGTCAGGTGAGTGATGCGGCAAAGCGGTTGAATGTCGTCCAACCGATCCTGCTCCGTGTCTACGACGATACATGCACGTTCTATCCAGGGCACGAAGGCGGGTTCCACGTCGACACACTCGAATCGTCTGTCCGCGAAATTCAGAAGCTGCCGAACGTGGAGATTGTCGGCGTGACAAGTTTCCCCGCTATGCTGTTTAACGAGTCCGCTGGCACGGTCCGCCCGACCCACAACTTTGAGGTCATTCAATTGGCAGTGGAGAAGTTGCGGCGGATGGGCATTGTCGTGAAACAGGTCAATGCTCCGGGCACGACTTCTTCCGATGTGTTCGAGTTGATGGCTAGTATGGGCGCAACGCATGTGGAGCCAGGTAACGGGTTTACCGGCACGACGCCGCTCGCCACAGTGCAAGACGTGCAAGAATTGCCGGCCGTGTTGTACCTGTCGGAGATTTCCCACATTCACAATGGTCGGGGACACGTCTTTGGCGGTGGCCTTTATGTGGACAAAGTCCGTGGTCAATACGGTCTCAAGGCACGTGTTGGCAAAGACCTGGCAGAACGAGACGTGGAGCTTATCCCGGACGACGGAATTGACTATTACGGTTACGTGGACGGGCAAGTGGAGGAAGGTCAAACGGTCATTTTCGGATTCCGGCCGCAGATCTTCGTCACCCGCGGGCAAGTGGCCGTCGTCGAAGGGATCCACGAAGGCAAGCCCGTTGTTTTGGGCTATCACGACCAGAACGGTCGAGTGATTCAGAGGGGGCCTCGTCAATGAGTGGACTCAAAAAGGGTGCGATCACGCTCGTAGGCGCCGTCGCAGCGACGTGCGCCTTCATGGGCCCCGCGACATCCATTTACTTCAACACTGGTATGGGTGTACAAAACGCGGGGAATGCGTTTGGATTTGCGTTTTTGGTGGCCATGGTTGCCATGCTGTTCGTGGCGTATGTCATCGCACAATTCGCCAAAAAATTGCCGAGCTCAGGATTTGCGTATACGTTCTCTGTCAACGGTTTAGGCGCGAAGCCGGGATTTCTCACCGGTTGGCTTCTCGTCGGTGGATACGCCATGCTCGCACCAATGTTGTTATCTGCAATTGGGTATTTTCTACATCTCTTCTTCAGTACATACTTTCACATCAATATCTCGTGGGGCATTTTCTCCATCATTGTAGGTGCTATCGTCCTCATTTTGAGTTGTATGGGTTGTCACGCAATCGATTCACGTCGCCTTGGTCATGTTGATTATCGAAGTGGTCGTCATGGTCGTTTTTTTCATCACGGTATTAGGCCACGGTGGTTCAGAAGGTGTGACGTTAGCTGCATTTAACCCGAGCAACACCTTGAAACCTGGCGATTGGAACGGGATTGGAACGGCTATCCTCTGGGCTATTCTCATGTTCGTGGGCTTCGAAAGTGCTGCAACGTTGGGCGAGGAGACGAAAGACGCAACAAGAAACATTCCGAAAGCACTCATTTTCTCTGTTATTGGAATCGGTCTGTTCTTCCTGTTGGGCGCTTTTACAGCCGTGGTCGGTTATGGTCCAAGCCATGTTTCGTCAGTCGTAGCGAGCATTGCGAAAGGCAACAATCCGTGGGACCCACTGTTCACGACCTTTTGGGGAAAAGGCGCTGCAGCCATTGTCATGCTCGTCATCTTAAATTCGATTTTTGCCAACCTGCTTTCAGGTTTTAATGCTGTCACACGGATTATTTATGCAATGGGCAGAGAGCGAGTATTTCCAAGTTTCCTTGGAAAAGTATCCGACAGCCGCCAAGTGCCTGTGAATGCATCCATCCTGTACATGGTATTCGCGCTCGTTATCACGCTTGTTCTCGGATATTCGTGGAGGCCGATGGCGGTTTACGGTTGGACAGAAACCGTACTTGGCCTGGCAATTGTCATTATCTACGTCGTCATCAATGTAAGCCTGTTCTTCTACTATCGGAAAATTGGCGAGTTCCACTGGTTTAAACACTTTGTCATGCCACTTATTGCAACAGCCCTATTGTACATGCCTTTGAAGGGAGTCATTATGTCAACCCTTCCGGCCGGTGGTGGCACAGCACCGATGATCTATATACCGTATGTCGTCGGTGGGTGGATTGTCCTCGGGATTATCTACATGGTTCGATTGTCGACATCCCGGAAAGAAGTGTTTGAACAGATGGGTGCTGTATTTGAGTAAGGGCAAGAATAACAGTGATGCGGCAACTTGTTTGATAGACAAGTTGCCGCTTTTTTGGTCTCCTGCGAGTTTTGAAGAGATAAGACGTTGGGACCAGGCGTCGTTTGAAAGAGGTAACTGTTAGTCCCTTAAACGAAGAGCTCGATGACCCTAGAAGCATGAAGGGAACCCGGTACCTCTATCCAGTTAATTTAGAAATCCGACGGTAGTCACTGTACCAACAAAGGAACCCCATTCTCTTGTTTACTCATGAAGAGTCAAGATATTGCGATCTAGGGAAAAAAAGTCCGTTCATACGGACATTTTCTTCCGCACGTCGGCCCAATCTCAATGCTCCCGCGGCAGCTACCCGATACCCGGCCAGTCCCAGTTAGGCGTCGGTCACCGAGCGGTTCCTACGCCCAGCTACCGGCCATTGCCGAAACAAGCTAAAGGTGTGTGCGGTCAGCATCCGCTAACAATAAGAATGAAATGTGAAACGCCCTCTGCGTTTCAATCGGTAATCCCTGCTTCCTTATCGCGTCCGGTCAAAGCCTTTAAACTGGGTCCCCTGAAATGTCAATTTGCCCGAGTCACCTTCAGCGAGAAGTCCATAGTCGTTTCCATGAACTTTAAACTCCATACGATCCCGACTCTCAAACTCAAACGTCACATAGTAGGAAGTAGACGAAGATTGTTGGGGCACACCATTCACGTTTTGTGCATGACGATGCACTGCTGTTCGTTTCGCCACCAATTTGGCAGGGACCGTGAGAACGATTTTTACAATAACACATAGGACAATTCTTTCAAAACATAGATATAAGTGGTATATCGCCACGCGGATACGGGATGGCACATGGGAGGTCGTTTCATGTCATATACGAAATCCGTTGGCCGGAGTGTTCCTCGTAAGGACGCGATCGCGAAAGTGACTGGGGAAGCCCGATATACGGATGATTTCCACTCCCCTGACACGTTGTATGCCGTGATGGTAACGAGCCCGCATGCCCATGCCCGAATTGTCTCAGTGGATAAGACGCGAGCCCTCGCTGCACAGGGAGTAAGAGCTGTCGTGACAGGTCAGGATTGTCCTGTGTTAACCGGTTCCCCGTTAGCAGATAGGCCGGTGGTCGCCATTCATACGGTCCGTTACGCGGGAGAACCAATCGCCATTGTCGTAGCTGATGAGCTGTACCAAGCTCAGTTTGCCGCTTCACTCGTTGAATTCGAGTTCGATCCGCTCCCAATCATTCAGTCTCCCAAAAGGGCATTTGCTGCGGATGCTCCACTCATTCATCCCAATCTTGGCGAGTACAAATGGAACGAAGAAGAAGCTAGGCCCGTACTCGGCACGAATATTGCGACCCGCATCCGCATTCGCAAAGGGAATCCCCGTGCTGCCTGGGAACTGTGTGATGTGGTGGTCGAGTGTGACGTCTCGTTTCCCCAAGCTCACCACGCTGCCATGGAAACGCACTGCACGACGTGCGAGATCCGTCCCGACGGGCAAGTTCACCTGACGACGGCGTCGCAATCCCCATACTCCGTCCCCGAGACGGTCAGTGAAACATTTGGGTACAGGGAGTCGGACATAGGTGTGCACACACCGTTTGTCGGTGGGGGATTTGGCGGGAAGTCGAGTATCTTCATCGAACCATTGGCTGTGGCGGCATCGAAAGCGGTGGGAGGGCGGAAAGTTCAGTTGCGCTGCACGCGTGAGCAGGATATGTACACGGTCCCTTGTCATATTGGGCTGGAGGCGACCATCAAGCTCGGAGCGAAACGCGATGGTTGTCTCGTCGCGGCCGAGATCACGTACTGGTTTGATGGTGGCGGCTACTCAGACAGGGGAGTCATTGTGACGCGTGCGGCGGCTCAGGATTGTACGGGGCCGTACCGGATCGACAATGTACACTGCGACGCGTACTGCATGTATACAAATCACCCGCCGACCACCTCCTATCGAGGGTTCGGCCATCCGGAGCAGGCATTCGTCATCGAACGGGCGATGGATGCCCTGGCGTTGAAAATGGGACGCGATCCGCTTGAACTCCG
This is a stretch of genomic DNA from Alicyclobacillus dauci. It encodes these proteins:
- a CDS encoding alanine racemase codes for the protein MFLKSLVDRNRKFVEAVVSLHEEGALEANTFVFDLDAFRENAKILKENADKFHLNVYGMTKQMGYNPILHQAIVDAGIESFVAVDWMGARLMHEQGYKIGHVGHLVQPPKGAADDLLAMNPEVFTVFSVHKARQVSDAAKRLNVVQPILLRVYDDTCTFYPGHEGGFHVDTLESSVREIQKLPNVEIVGVTSFPAMLFNESAGTVRPTHNFEVIQLAVEKLRRMGIVVKQVNAPGTTSSDVFELMASMGATHVEPGNGFTGTTPLATVQDVQELPAVLYLSEISHIHNGRGHVFGGGLYVDKVRGQYGLKARVGKDLAERDVELIPDDGIDYYGYVDGQVEEGQTVIFGFRPQIFVTRGQVAVVEGIHEGKPVVLGYHDQNGRVIQRGPRQ
- a CDS encoding acyl-CoA carboxylase subunit beta gives rise to the protein MTDDRFNTMLQGILPGGAQKYHEKNAEAGKLFVRDRLKLLFDADMDFEDGIFANCTADGLPADGVVTGIGRINGQTVAVMANDSTVKAGSWGARTVEKIIRIQETAENLQIPLVYLVDSAGARITDQVEMFPGRRGAGRIFHNQVRLSGMVPQVCILFGPSAAGGAYIPAFCDVVIMVEGNASMYLGSPRMAEMVIGEKVTLEEMGGARMHCSVSGCGDVLAANEEEAIASARRYLSYMPSNYTTQAKMEAAKAPASFGKTIADIIPVNPNAAFNMHDFISRLIDDGSWFEVKQLFAREIITGFGRLDGRPVGIIANQPRVKGGVLFVDSADKAARFIALCDAFNIPLLFLADVPGFMIGTAVERAGIIRHGAKLIAAMSEATVPKISVVVRKAFGAGLYAMAGPAFEPDACLALPTAQIAVMGPEAAVNAVYSNKIAELPEADRQAFIEEKRAEYREDIDIYRLASELIVDEIVQPENLRGELTRRYAAYASKEPRLPRRKHVVYPV
- a CDS encoding amino acid permease, translating into MSGLKKGAITLVGAVAATCAFMGPATSIYFNTGMGVQNAGNAFGFAFLVAMVAMLFVAYVIAQFAKKLPSSGFAYTFSVNGLGAKPGFLTGWLLVGGYAMLAPMLLSAIGYFLHLFFSTYFHINISWGIFSIIVGAIVLILSCMGCHAIDSRRLGHVDYRSGRHGRFFHHGIRPRWFRRCDVSCI
- a CDS encoding acyl-CoA dehydrogenase family protein, whose amino-acid sequence is MDFDLSKEQKRIRDAVREFAEEEIAPLAAELDRTERFSSETFKKMGSLGFLGIPIPEEYGGIGADMVSYSLAVEEIGRACGGTGLSYEAHISLACMPILHFGTEEQKKKYLAPLARGEVLGSFGLTETEAGSDAKGTRTTAVLDNDEWVINGTKIFNTNGGFAGTVVLTALTDKASTGISAFIVPTDTPGFSVGKPYEKMGMRASNTVELILENVRIPKENLLGPLHRGFRQFLATLDNGRVAISALAVGIAQSAFEAALAYAKERKQFGQSISKFQAIQHKLANMAMHIDLARNAYLKAAWMYDHGLPYTKEAAYSKLFSSEMCTNTCNDAIQILGGNGYMREYPLERNLRDAKLIEIGEGTSEIQRMVIARQLGC
- a CDS encoding MaoC/PaaZ C-terminal domain-containing protein encodes the protein MKLHEFQIGDRFVTPTVVVTLDDIINFAGAYDPLYFHIDTDKAKNSIFGRVVASGLHSIGLLNAEWVRMGILEEDIQGGVAVEVQFMVPVYPDDEIHGEIVVENKKENSDGRTGLLTLSLTGRKKNEQIFSKAQFKILVNK
- a CDS encoding ROK family transcriptional regulator, whose translation is MSITRGHPSLLRTLNAQGVLKELLTHGELSRPELARRLGLSMPTILDVVSGLIQDGVVTERPSPSTPRGRPAQVLSVAEDAAQIICLDVGGTNIKAGRFNFKRQLMDATSMQTNTTTRTAVLDEIASIVDELMLPNVPNTSIVIGAPGFVRDGIVIEAANLPDWNDVPLQSILEQRFGVPVAVENDVNLAVLGETHNGVAAGLQNVVFFAVSTGLGAGILVDGQLVRGFKGAGGELAFIVPDTDKLAESYGANGALESFAATKHLCRYWNEITGQNVTDPAIVANEARNGSPQAKQVFDQWAKYLGVGVVSLASVLNPEMIVIGGGGAYSFDLIEEQLNTYLKRHLPFPPKLEKSALHDKVALWGGSIIGLDLVVQQLTQSAV
- a CDS encoding enoyl-CoA hydratase yields the protein MNDLVLRHDHDGGIVVLGLNREDAANALSTPLLEDLLTVIAELHHAPNVRVVILTGRGSKAFCAGADLKERRGMDDGQVRRAVARIRRAVEAVAQLPMPVIAAVNGVAFGGGTELALAADIRILADTAKMGLTETSLAIIPGAGGTQRLPRVVGVAKAKELIYTARRIDAETALQLGLANRVVPATEVLETAMEMAREIARNGPIAVRQAKFAIDAGMSVDLQSGLSIEKQAYEMVIPTEDRLEGLNAFAEKRKPQYRGK
- a CDS encoding DUF2500 domain-containing protein; the protein is MPSRIRVAIYHLYLCFERIVLCVIVKIVLTVPAKLVAKRTAVHRHAQNVNGVPQQSSSTSYYVTFEFESRDRMEFKVHGNDYGLLAEGDSGKLTFQGTQFKGFDRTR
- a CDS encoding acetyl-CoA carboxylase biotin carboxyl carrier protein subunit, translated to MMVQVLADMAGTVYQVLVSVGDAVQDGQDVVVLESMKMEVPIASTVAGSVVKVLVQPGDFVNEGQALVEIE
- a CDS encoding acetyl-CoA carboxylase biotin carboxylase subunit, which produces MFNKVLIANRGEIARRIIRTCKRIGIATVAVYSDADVEALHVVEADEAVRIGPAPVAQSYLQAEAIVQAALQTGADAIHPGYGLLSENANFARRVEEAGVVFIGPSSHVIGQMGSKVRARAIMEAAGVPIVPGSDGAVSDGEALVVAEEIGYPVMLKASGGGGGIGMQVVRNADELKKAFSSNQARAKSYFGDGDMFVEKCITSPHHIEIQVLFDGQGHGVYLWERECSIQRRHQKVLEEAPSPFVSEELRERMGEAAIAAGRAIGYVNAGTLEFLVDDDGHFYFLEMNTRLQVEHPVTECITGLDLVEWQLRIADGEALSFTQSDVRREGHAIEVRIYAEDPVRMLPSPGTITAMTLPAGDGVRNDVAVEGPAVVTPFYDPMIGKLIVSAADRENAINKLSEALDAYRIEGIKTNLPLLRDIVTSEAFAAGVTTTDFIPKLQSVARTKNA
- a CDS encoding APC family permease translates to MLIIEVVVMVVFFITVLGHGGSEGVTLAAFNPSNTLKPGDWNGIGTAILWAILMFVGFESAATLGEETKDATRNIPKALIFSVIGIGLFFLLGAFTAVVGYGPSHVSSVVASIAKGNNPWDPLFTTFWGKGAAAIVMLVILNSIFANLLSGFNAVTRIIYAMGRERVFPSFLGKVSDSRQVPVNASILYMVFALVITLVLGYSWRPMAVYGWTETVLGLAIVIIYVVINVSLFFYYRKIGEFHWFKHFVMPLIATALLYMPLKGVIMSTLPAGGGTAPMIYIPYVVGGWIVLGIIYMVRLSTSRKEVFEQMGAVFE